One genomic segment of Capricornis sumatraensis isolate serow.1 chromosome 6, serow.2, whole genome shotgun sequence includes these proteins:
- the LOC138080891 gene encoding PALM2-AKAP2 fusion protein-like isoform X2 has product MEIEVSVAECKSVPGITSTPHSMDHPSPFYSTPHNGLLADHHESLDNDVAREIRYLDEVLEANCCDSTVDGTYNGTSSPEPPAAILAGSPNPPAPAAVQPEATERAAGRQAPPHLELHQSDSDTMAEGRRANGHPLEQPRDVLGDSLQVPVSPSSSTSSRCSSRDGEVTLTTLKKEAKFELRAFHEDKKPSKLFEDDESEKEQYRVRKVRPSEEMLELEKERRELIRSQAVKKNPGIAAKWWNPPQEKTIEEQLDEEHLESHKKYKERKERRAQQEQLLMQQQQQQQQQQQPPPQLCTAPASSRERPSVTDHPKEDIVTEQIDFSAARKQFQQMENSRQTVARGQSTPRLFSIKPFYKPLGSINSDKTLTISRPASIGAPPEDSSAAKGQKAHCAPESQSSGGGAQGSTAPQGKEGPYSEPSKRGPLSKLWSDDSEFTSVRAVLTVVKDDDPGILDQFSRSVNVSLTQEELDSGLDELSVRSQDTTVLETLSNDFSMDNISDSGASNETTNALQENSLADFSLPQTPQTDNPSEGRGEGVSKSFSDHGFYSPLSTLGDSASVDDPLEYQAGLLVQNAIQQAIAEQVDRAGSETTKGGPEQQGPQASQEKASPRAPSSEKPQSMFEPPQVSSPVQEKRDVLPKILSTEDRALRERGPSQPLPVVQPSGPINMEETRPEGSYFSKYSEAAELRSTASLLATQESDVMVGPFKLRSRKQRTLSMIEEEIRAAQEREEELKRQRQVLQSTQSPKAKNAPSLPSRTSCYKTAPGP; this is encoded by the coding sequence ATGGAAATTGAGGTCTCTGTGGCAGAATGTAAGAGTGTTCCCGGAATCACCTCGACTCCACATTCCATGGACCACCCCTCCCCTTTCTACTCCACCCCCCACAATGGGCTCCTTGCTGATCACCACGAATCTCTGGATAATGACGTGGCCAGAGAGATCCGATATCTAGACGAGGTGCTGGAGGCCAACTGCTGTGATTCCACTGTGGACGGAACCTACAACGGCACATCCTCCCCGGAGCCTCCAGCAGCCATCTTGGCCGGAAGCCCAAACCCGCCCGCCCCCGCGGCTGTCCAGCCGGAAGCCACCGAGAGGGCCGCTGGCAGACAGGCTCCTCCGCACCTGGAGCTCCATCAGAGCGACTCTGACACCATGGCCGAGGGCAGAAGAGCCAACGGCCACCCCCTTGAGCAGCCCCGAGACGTACTAGGGGACAGCCTGCAGGTGCCCGTAAGCCCCAGCTCCTCCACCAGCTCGCGGTGCTCCTCCCGCGACGGGGAGGTGACGCTCACCACGCTCAAGAAGGAAGCCAAGTTCGAGCTGCGTGCCTTCCATGAGGACAAGAAGCCCTCCAAGCTCTTCGAGGACGACGAGAGTGAGAAGGAACAGTACCGTGTCAGGAAAGTGAGGCCTTCGGAAGAGATGCTGGAGCTGGAAAAGGAGAGGCGGGAACTCATCCGGAGTCAGGCTGTGAAGAAGAACCCCGGCATCGCCGCAAAATGGTGGAATCCTCCGCAGGAGAAGACCATCGAGGAGCAACTGGATGAGGAACATCTGGAGTCACACAAAAAGTACAAGGAGCGCAAggagaggagggcacagcaggagCAGCTGCTGatgcaacagcagcagcagcagcagcaacagcagcagcccccACCGCAGCTCTGCACGGCCCCCGCATCCTCACGGGAGCGTCCCTCTGTGACTGACCACCCAAAGGAGGACATCGTCACGGAGCAGATAGACTTCTCCGCCGCGCGCAAACAGTTCCAGCAGATGGAGAATTCCAGGCAGACAGTGGCCAGGGGCCAGAGTACACCCAGGCTCTTCTCCATCAAGCCCTTCTACAAACCTCTGGGGTCCATCAACTCAGACAAGACACTGACCATCTCCAGACCAGCTTCTATCGGGGCACCTCCTGAAGACTCCTCAGCAGCCAAGGGGCAGAAAGCCCACTGTGCCCCAGAGAGTCAGTCTTCTGGAGGAGGGGCCCAGGGCAGCACAGCTCCCCAGGGAAAGGAAGGGCCGTATAGTGAGCCCTCTAAACGCGGGCCCTTATCCAAACTGTGGTCAGACGATAGTGAGTTCACGAGTGTTCGGGCCGTCCTCACCGTGGTCAAGGATGACGATCCTGGGATCTTGGATCAGTTTTCAAGGTCAGTCAATGTCTCTTTGACTCAAGAGGAGCTGGACTCTGGTTTGGATGAGCTGTCGGTGAGATCCCAGGACACCACAGTCCTGGAGACCCTGTCCAATGACTTCAGCATGGACAATATCAGTGACAGTGGGGCCTCCAATGAGACAACCAATGCCCTGCAGGAGAATTCACTGGCCGATTTTTCTCTGCCCCAGACACCACAGACTGACAACCCCTCAGAGGGCCGAGGAGAAGGGGTCTCCAAGTCATTCAGTGATCATGGTTTCTATTCCCCTTTGTCTACACTGGGAGACTCTGCGTCTGTTGATGACCCCTTGGAATATCAGGCTGGTCTCCTGGTGCAGAATGCCATTCAACAAGCCATCGCCGAGCAAGTGGACAGAGCTGGGTCTGAAACCACCAAAGGCGGACCAGAACAACAGGGACCTCAAGCAAGTCAAGAGAAAGCTAGCCCCAGGgctcccagctcagagaagcctcAGAGCATGTTTGAACCACCTCAGGTGTCCTCCCCTGTTCAAGAGAAAAGGGATGTATTGCCAAAGATTCTGTCTACTgaagacagggcgctcagggaaAGGGGGCCCTCCCAGCCACTGCCGGTGGTACAGCCCAGTGGCCCAATAAACATGGAGGAGACCAGACCAGAAGGGAGCTACTTCAGCAAGTACTCGGAAGCAGCTGAGTTAAGAAGCACAGCCTCGCTCCTGGCCACTCAGGAGTCCGATGTGATGGTTGGGCCCTTCAAGCTGAGGTCCAGAAAGCAGCGGACTTTGTCCATGATTGAAGAAGAGATCCGAGCAGCccaggaaagggaagaggagctgaaaCGGCAGAGACAAGTCTTGCAGAGTACCCAGAGCCCCAAGGCAAAGAACGCCCCATCACTGCCCTCCCGAACGTCGTGCTACAAAACTGCTCCAG